One stretch of Musicola paradisiaca NCPPB 2511 DNA includes these proteins:
- the aroA gene encoding 3-phosphoshikimate 1-carboxyvinyltransferase: protein MQESLTLQPVSLVNGTINLPGSKSVSNRALLLAALAEGTTRLTNLLDSDDVRHMLNALKALGVSYTLSDDRTVCEITGLGHAFETSERLELFLGNAGTAMRPLTAALCLTAGDIVLTGEPRMKERPIGHLVDALRQGGAGIDYLEQENYPPLRLRGGFVGGDISVDGSVSSQFLTALLMTAPLAPQDTRITIQGDLVSKPYIDITLHMMKAFGVDVTNAEYRTFAIAGNQHYRAPGDYLVEGDASSASYFLAAAAIRGGTVRVTGVGRKSVQGDVRFADVLEKMGAQIRWGDDYIECQRGELHAIDMDMNHIPDAAMTIATTALFAQGGTTTLRNIYNWRVKETDRLAAMAIELRKVGAEVEEGHDYICITPPKQLQAAEIGTYNDHRMAMCFSLVALSDTPVTILDPKCTAKTFPDYFQQLERLSRHD, encoded by the coding sequence ATGCAGGAATCCCTGACCCTACAGCCTGTCTCTCTGGTTAATGGCACCATCAACTTGCCGGGCTCCAAAAGCGTTTCAAACCGCGCGCTGCTGCTGGCGGCGCTCGCCGAAGGTACGACCCGGCTTACCAACCTGCTGGACAGCGATGATGTCCGTCATATGCTCAATGCGCTGAAAGCGTTGGGGGTCAGCTATACGCTTTCCGACGATCGAACCGTGTGTGAAATTACGGGCCTGGGACATGCCTTCGAGACGTCGGAACGTCTGGAGCTGTTTCTGGGGAACGCGGGCACGGCGATGCGTCCGCTGACCGCTGCATTGTGCCTGACTGCCGGCGACATCGTTTTGACGGGCGAGCCGCGTATGAAAGAGCGTCCCATCGGTCATCTGGTGGACGCGCTGCGCCAGGGAGGCGCCGGCATTGATTATCTGGAACAGGAAAATTACCCGCCTCTGCGGTTACGGGGTGGGTTTGTCGGCGGCGACATCAGTGTTGACGGCTCGGTTTCCAGTCAGTTTCTTACTGCGTTGCTGATGACTGCGCCGCTTGCTCCGCAGGATACCCGCATCACCATCCAGGGCGATCTGGTGTCCAAACCCTATATCGACATTACGTTACATATGATGAAAGCATTCGGTGTCGATGTGACAAATGCGGAATATCGAACTTTCGCGATTGCCGGGAACCAGCATTACCGGGCGCCGGGAGATTATCTGGTTGAAGGCGATGCGTCTTCCGCTTCGTATTTCCTGGCTGCTGCGGCGATTCGCGGCGGTACGGTGCGCGTGACCGGTGTCGGGCGTAAGAGCGTGCAGGGCGATGTCCGCTTTGCCGATGTGCTCGAAAAAATGGGCGCGCAGATTCGTTGGGGCGATGACTATATTGAGTGCCAGCGTGGCGAACTCCATGCCATTGATATGGATATGAACCATATTCCGGACGCTGCGATGACGATCGCCACGACGGCGCTGTTCGCGCAAGGCGGAACCACGACGTTGCGTAATATCTATAACTGGCGCGTGAAAGAAACCGATCGGCTGGCTGCGATGGCGATTGAACTGCGTAAGGTCGGCGCTGAGGTGGAAGAAGGGCATGATTACATCTGCATTACGCCGCCCAAACAGCTGCAAGCGGCTGAGATTGGTACTTATAACGATCACCGAATGGCCATGTGTTTTTCATTGGTGGCGTTGTCCGATACGCCTGTCACGATCCTCGATCCCAAGTGCACCGCCAAAACGTTTCCGGATTACTTCCAACAACTGGAGCGTCTGAGTCGGCACGATTGA
- the cmk gene encoding (d)CMP kinase: protein MAVTAPVITVDGPSGAGKGTLCKALADALQWNLLDSGAIYRVLALAALHHHVDIASEEALVPIASHLDVRFVPADGQLRVILEGEDVSSEIRTEDVGNTASQAAAFPRVREALLRRQRAFRESPGLIADGRDMGTVVFPDAPVKIFLDASAEERAKRRMLQLQEKGFNVNFERLLSEIRERDERDRNRPVAPLVPAADALVLVSTTMTLDEVVARALEYVRHMLPQLTGK from the coding sequence ATGGCGGTGACTGCCCCGGTGATTACGGTCGACGGGCCGAGTGGCGCAGGCAAAGGTACGCTGTGCAAAGCGTTGGCCGATGCGTTGCAGTGGAACCTGCTGGATTCCGGCGCAATCTATCGGGTGCTGGCGTTGGCCGCGTTGCACCATCATGTGGATATCGCGTCGGAAGAAGCGCTGGTTCCGATCGCATCGCATCTGGACGTCCGTTTTGTGCCGGCTGATGGGCAATTGCGTGTCATTCTGGAGGGTGAGGATGTCAGCAGTGAAATCCGCACGGAAGACGTCGGAAATACCGCTTCACAGGCTGCTGCGTTCCCTCGTGTGCGCGAGGCGCTGCTCAGACGGCAGCGGGCGTTTCGGGAGTCGCCAGGCCTGATTGCCGACGGACGAGATATGGGAACGGTGGTATTCCCTGATGCGCCGGTGAAAATTTTTCTGGATGCCAGTGCTGAAGAACGCGCCAAACGCCGCATGCTGCAGTTGCAGGAAAAAGGCTTTAATGTTAACTTTGAACGTCTTTTGTCCGAGATCAGAGAGCGCGATGAGCGCGATCGCAACCGGCCGGTTGCACCGCTGGTGCCTGCAGCGGATGCTTTAGTGCTGGTTTCGACAACAATGACGCTGGATGAAGTGGTGGCCCGTGCGCTGGAATATGTCCGCCATATGCTGCCGCAACTGACTGGCAAATAA
- the ycaO gene encoding 30S ribosomal protein S12 methylthiotransferase accessory factor YcaO, protein MTQTFIPGKDAALEDSIARFQRQLQDLGFNIEEASWLNPVPNVWSVHIRDRDCALCFTNGKGATKKAALASALGEYFERLSTNYFFADFYLGNAIANSDFVHYPDEKWFAIPDNDSLPAGILDERLHRFYDPDQQLTASELVDLQSGNAERGICALPFTRQSDHQTVYIPMNIIGNLYVSNGMSAGNTRNEARVQGLSEVFERYVKNRIIAEAISLPEIPSDVLARYPGVVEAIATLEQEGFPIFAYDASLGGRYPVICVVLFNPANGTCFASFGAHPDFGVALERTVTELLQGRGLKDLDVFTPPTFDNDEVAEHTNLETHFIDSSGLISWDLFRKTADYAFADWSFSGTTEQEFATLMAIFRQEDKEVYIADYEHLSVYACRILVPGMSDIYPEEDLLLANNSMGAHLRDTLLALPDSQWEQGEYLNLLQQLDDEGLDDFTRVRELLGIATGKDNGWFTLRVGELKSMLALAGGDLEQALSWAEWSLDFNQSVFSAERGNYYRCLQTLLQLALEPEREPALYYDAFVRMYGQDAVDAASAAITGEQSFYGLFAIDSDLTALKAHQSLLAAYEKLQNAKRRHWQNA, encoded by the coding sequence ATGACCCAGACTTTTATCCCAGGCAAAGACGCCGCCCTGGAAGATTCCATCGCCCGTTTTCAACGACAACTCCAGGACCTGGGGTTCAACATCGAGGAAGCCTCATGGCTTAATCCGGTGCCGAATGTCTGGTCGGTGCATATCCGCGACCGCGACTGCGCCTTATGTTTTACCAATGGTAAGGGCGCGACGAAAAAGGCAGCGCTGGCATCTGCGTTGGGTGAATACTTCGAACGCTTGTCCACCAACTATTTTTTCGCCGACTTTTATCTCGGCAACGCGATCGCCAACAGCGACTTCGTACATTATCCGGATGAAAAATGGTTCGCCATTCCCGATAACGACAGCCTGCCTGCAGGCATTCTGGATGAACGCCTACACCGCTTCTACGATCCAGACCAACAATTAACCGCCAGCGAACTGGTGGATTTGCAGTCCGGCAACGCCGAACGCGGTATCTGCGCCCTGCCTTTTACCCGTCAGTCTGATCATCAGACGGTGTACATTCCGATGAACATCATCGGCAACCTGTACGTTTCCAACGGGATGTCTGCGGGCAACACCCGTAATGAAGCCCGCGTACAGGGTCTGTCGGAAGTTTTCGAACGCTACGTAAAAAACCGGATCATCGCCGAGGCCATCAGCCTGCCGGAAATTCCATCCGACGTACTGGCACGTTACCCCGGCGTGGTTGAAGCCATCGCCACATTGGAACAGGAAGGATTCCCGATCTTCGCTTACGACGCCTCGCTCGGCGGCCGTTATCCGGTGATTTGCGTGGTACTGTTCAATCCCGCCAACGGCACCTGTTTCGCCTCGTTCGGCGCGCATCCGGATTTCGGCGTCGCACTGGAACGTACCGTGACCGAGCTGCTGCAAGGACGCGGGCTGAAAGATCTGGACGTTTTCACGCCCCCGACCTTCGATAACGACGAAGTGGCGGAGCACACCAATCTGGAAACGCATTTCATCGATTCCAGCGGTCTGATCTCCTGGGATTTGTTCCGTAAAACAGCCGATTATGCGTTTGCGGACTGGAGCTTCAGCGGCACGACCGAACAGGAGTTCGCCACCCTGATGGCGATCTTCCGGCAGGAAGATAAAGAAGTGTATATCGCGGATTATGAACATCTTTCCGTCTATGCTTGCCGCATTCTGGTGCCGGGTATGTCGGATATTTACCCGGAGGAAGATCTGCTGCTGGCCAACAACAGCATGGGTGCGCATCTGCGCGACACCTTGCTGGCGCTGCCAGACAGCCAATGGGAGCAAGGCGAATATCTGAATTTGCTGCAACAGTTGGATGACGAAGGTCTGGACGATTTTACCCGCGTGCGTGAACTGCTGGGCATCGCCACCGGCAAAGATAACGGGTGGTTTACTTTGCGCGTCGGCGAGCTGAAATCCATGCTGGCGTTGGCGGGCGGCGATCTGGAACAGGCGCTGAGTTGGGCGGAATGGTCGCTCGATTTTAATCAGTCCGTGTTCAGCGCCGAGCGCGGCAACTACTATCGTTGCCTGCAAACGCTGCTTCAACTGGCGCTGGAGCCTGAACGCGAACCGGCGTTGTACTACGACGCTTTCGTGCGCATGTATGGTCAGGACGCCGTCGACGCCGCCAGCGCGGCGATTACCGGCGAACAAAGCTTCTACGGGCTGTTCGCCATTGATAGTGATCTTACCGCCCTGAAAGCGCATCAGTCACTTTTAGCCGCCTACGAAAAATTGCAAAACGCCAAACGCCGACACTGGCAGAACGCCTAA
- the ihfB gene encoding integration host factor subunit beta, with protein sequence MTKSELIERLAGQQSHIPAKVVEEAVKEMLEQMATTLADGDRIEIRGFGSFSLHYRAPRTGRNPKTGEKVDLEGKYVPHFKPGKELRDRANIYGG encoded by the coding sequence ATGACCAAGTCTGAACTTATTGAAAGACTTGCTGGACAGCAATCGCATATCCCGGCCAAAGTGGTTGAGGAAGCGGTGAAAGAGATGCTGGAGCAGATGGCCACTACGCTGGCCGATGGCGATCGCATCGAAATTCGCGGGTTTGGCAGTTTTTCACTCCACTACCGTGCACCACGCACTGGCCGTAATCCGAAAACCGGCGAAAAAGTGGATCTGGAAGGTAAATATGTTCCTCACTTCAAACCGGGTAAGGAATTGCGAGATCGTGCCAACATATATGGCGGATAA
- the rpsA gene encoding 30S ribosomal protein S1 yields the protein MTESFAQLFEESLKEIETRPGSIVRGVVVAIDKDVVLVDAGLKSESAIPVEQFKNAQGEIEIQVGDEVDVALDAVEDGFGETLLSREKAKRHEAWLMLEKAYEESATVTGIINGKVKGGFTVELNGIRAFLPGSLVDVRPVRDTLHLEGKELEFKVIKLDQKRNNVVVSRRAVIESENSAERDQLLENLQEGMEVKGIVKNLTDYGAFVDLGGVDGLLHITDMAWKRVKHPSEIVNVGDEITVKVLKFDRERTRVSLGLKQLGEDPWVAIAKRYPEGTKLTGRVTNLTDYGCFVEIEEGVEGLVHVSEMDWTNKNIHPSKVVNVGDVVEVMVLDIDEERRRISLGLKQCKANPWQQFAETHNKGDRVEGKIKSITDFGIFIGLDGGIDGLVHLSDISWNVAGEEAVREYKKGDEIAAVVLQVDAERERISLGVKQLAEDPFNNYLSVNKKGAIVTGKVTAVDAKGATVELADGVEGYLRASEASRDRIEDATLVLNVGDEIEAKYTGVDRKNRVVSLSIRAKDEADEKDAIASVNNKQEEGNFSNAMAEAFKAAKGE from the coding sequence ATGACTGAATCTTTTGCTCAACTCTTTGAAGAATCCCTGAAAGAAATCGAAACCCGTCCGGGTTCCATTGTCCGCGGTGTTGTGGTCGCTATCGACAAAGACGTCGTTCTGGTTGATGCCGGCCTGAAATCTGAATCTGCCATTCCGGTAGAGCAGTTCAAAAACGCCCAGGGTGAAATTGAAATCCAGGTCGGTGATGAAGTTGACGTGGCTCTGGACGCGGTAGAAGACGGCTTCGGTGAAACCCTGCTGTCCCGTGAGAAAGCCAAACGTCACGAAGCATGGCTGATGCTGGAAAAAGCTTACGAAGAATCCGCTACTGTTACCGGTATTATCAACGGCAAAGTGAAAGGTGGTTTCACCGTTGAGCTGAACGGTATCCGTGCGTTCCTGCCGGGTTCTCTGGTAGATGTGCGTCCGGTTCGCGACACTCTGCATCTGGAAGGCAAAGAGCTTGAGTTTAAAGTGATCAAGCTGGACCAGAAACGCAACAATGTGGTTGTTTCCCGTCGTGCCGTTATCGAATCTGAAAACAGCGCCGAGCGCGATCAGCTGCTGGAAAACCTGCAGGAAGGCATGGAAGTCAAAGGTATCGTCAAGAACCTCACTGACTACGGTGCATTCGTTGATCTGGGCGGCGTTGACGGTCTGCTGCACATCACTGACATGGCCTGGAAGCGCGTTAAGCATCCGAGCGAAATCGTCAATGTGGGCGACGAAATCACTGTCAAAGTGCTGAAGTTCGACCGCGAGCGTACTCGTGTCTCCCTGGGCCTGAAACAGCTGGGTGAAGATCCGTGGGTTGCTATCGCTAAACGTTATCCGGAAGGCACCAAACTGACCGGTCGCGTCACCAACCTGACTGATTACGGCTGCTTCGTAGAAATCGAAGAAGGCGTTGAAGGTCTGGTACACGTTTCCGAAATGGATTGGACCAACAAAAACATCCATCCGTCCAAAGTGGTTAATGTGGGCGACGTGGTTGAAGTCATGGTTCTGGATATCGATGAAGAACGTCGTCGTATCTCCCTGGGCCTGAAACAGTGCAAAGCCAACCCGTGGCAGCAGTTCGCTGAAACCCACAACAAGGGTGATCGCGTAGAAGGCAAGATCAAGTCCATCACTGACTTCGGTATCTTTATCGGTCTGGACGGTGGTATTGATGGTCTGGTGCACCTGTCCGATATCTCCTGGAATGTAGCTGGCGAAGAAGCTGTTCGCGAATACAAGAAAGGCGACGAAATCGCTGCGGTGGTTCTGCAGGTTGACGCAGAGCGCGAACGCATCTCCCTGGGCGTGAAACAGCTGGCTGAAGATCCGTTCAACAACTACCTGTCTGTAAACAAGAAAGGTGCGATTGTTACGGGTAAAGTCACTGCGGTTGACGCCAAAGGTGCTACAGTTGAATTAGCCGACGGCGTTGAAGGTTATCTGCGTGCGTCTGAAGCTTCTCGCGACCGTATTGAAGATGCAACGCTGGTGCTGAACGTGGGTGATGAGATCGAAGCCAAATATACTGGTGTTGATCGTAAAAACCGTGTTGTAAGCCTGTCCATCCGTGCCAAGGATGAAGCTGACGAGAAAGACGCTATCGCTTCTGTTAATAACAAACAGGAAGAAGGCAATTTCTCCAACGCTATGGCTGAAGCGTTCAAAGCTGCAAAAGGCGAGTAA
- the focA gene encoding formate transporter FocA, with protein MKTDNPFTLLLPPAMAKVAEDAGVYKATKQPLTAFFLAVTAGVFISIAFVFYITATTGTASMPYGMAKLVGGICFSLGLMLVVVCGADLFTSTVLTVIAKASGRITWKQLWLNWANVYIGNLLGALFFVALMWFSGEYMVANGAWGLNVLQTASHKLEHTFIEALCLGILANLMVCLAVWMSYSGRTLTDKCLAMILPVAMFVASGFEHSIANMFMIPMGIVIKNFASDSFWHAINMTAVQFEHLSVGNFIVDNLIPVTLGNIIGGGFLVGLTYWVIYLRGGDQH; from the coding sequence GTGAAAACTGACAACCCCTTCACTCTATTATTACCGCCAGCCATGGCGAAAGTCGCCGAAGACGCAGGCGTTTATAAAGCGACAAAACAACCGTTAACCGCTTTTTTTCTGGCGGTCACTGCCGGTGTTTTCATCTCTATCGCGTTCGTCTTTTACATCACGGCAACCACCGGTACCGCATCAATGCCTTATGGCATGGCCAAACTGGTAGGCGGCATCTGCTTCTCCCTGGGCTTGATGTTGGTCGTGGTGTGCGGCGCCGACCTGTTCACCTCCACCGTGCTGACCGTGATTGCAAAGGCCAGCGGTCGCATCACCTGGAAGCAACTGTGGCTGAACTGGGCTAACGTTTATATCGGCAACCTGCTTGGCGCGCTGTTCTTCGTGGCGTTGATGTGGTTCTCTGGCGAATATATGGTGGCAAACGGCGCCTGGGGGCTTAATGTCCTGCAAACCGCCAGCCACAAACTGGAGCATACTTTTATCGAAGCGCTGTGTCTGGGGATTCTGGCCAACCTGATGGTGTGTCTGGCGGTATGGATGAGTTACTCCGGCCGCACCCTGACCGACAAATGCTTGGCGATGATACTGCCGGTCGCCATGTTCGTCGCCAGCGGCTTCGAGCATAGCATCGCGAATATGTTCATGATTCCGATGGGGATCGTTATTAAGAATTTCGCTTCAGATTCATTCTGGCACGCCATTAATATGACTGCCGTCCAGTTTGAACACTTGAGCGTCGGGAATTTCATCGTCGACAACCTGATCCCGGTCACTCTGGGGAACATCATCGGCGGCGGATTTCTGGTTGGGCTGACCTATTGGGTCATCTATTTGCGCGGTGGAGATCAGCACTAA
- the pflB gene encoding formate C-acetyltransferase, with translation MTELNEKLANAWEGFSAGEWQNGVNVRDFIQKNYTPYEGDESFLSGATTATTALWDKVMDGIKQENRTHAPVDFDTDVAATITSHDAGYINKNLEKIVGLQTDAPLKRALIPFGGIKMVEGSCKVYGRELDPQLKKIFTEYRKTHNQGVFDVYTPDILRCRKSGVLTGLPDAYGRGRIIGDYRRVALYGIDYLMADKFAQFTSLQSKLENGEDLEATIRLREEIADQHHALSQIKEMAAKYGCDISGPATTAQEAVQWTYFGYLAAVKSQNGAAMSFGRVSSFLDIYIDRDLKAGKITEQDAQELIDHLVMKLRMVRFLRTPEYDELFSGDPIWATESLAGMGLDGRTLVTKNSFRFLNTLYTMGPSPEPNMTILWSEKLPANFKKFAAKVSIDTSSLQYENDDLMRPDFNNDDYAIACCVSPMVVGKQMQFFGARANLAKTMLYAINGGVDEKLKMQVGPKSEPIKGDVLHFDEVMDRMDHFMDWLAKQYVTALNIIHYMHDKYSYEASLMALHDRDVFRTMACGIAGLSVAADSLSAIKYAKVKPIRDENGLAVDFDIEGEYPQFGNNDPRVDDLACDLVERFMKKIQKLNTYRGATPTQSVLTITSNVVYGKKTGNTPDGRRAGAPFGPGANPMHGRDQKGAVASLTSVAKLPFAYAKDGISYTFSIVPNALGKDDDVRKTNLAGLMDGYFHHEASVEGGQHLNVNVMNREMLLDAMENPEKYPQLTIRVSGYAVRFNSLTKEQQQDVITRTFTQSM, from the coding sequence ATGACCGAACTGAATGAAAAACTCGCCAACGCATGGGAAGGTTTTAGCGCAGGCGAATGGCAGAATGGCGTCAACGTGCGTGACTTCATTCAGAAAAACTACACACCGTATGAAGGTGACGAATCTTTCCTGAGCGGTGCCACCACAGCCACCACAGCCCTGTGGGATAAAGTGATGGACGGCATCAAACAGGAAAACCGCACTCATGCGCCGGTTGATTTCGACACCGACGTTGCAGCCACCATCACCTCCCACGATGCCGGCTACATCAACAAAAATCTGGAAAAAATCGTCGGTCTGCAGACTGATGCGCCATTGAAACGCGCGCTGATCCCGTTCGGCGGCATCAAAATGGTTGAAGGCTCCTGTAAGGTGTATGGCCGTGAACTGGATCCGCAGCTGAAAAAAATCTTCACCGAATACCGTAAAACCCACAACCAGGGCGTATTCGATGTGTATACCCCGGATATCCTGCGCTGCCGTAAATCCGGCGTGCTGACCGGTCTGCCGGACGCCTACGGCCGTGGCCGTATCATCGGCGACTATCGTCGTGTTGCGCTGTACGGTATCGACTACCTGATGGCGGACAAATTCGCCCAGTTCACTTCCCTGCAATCCAAACTGGAAAACGGCGAAGATCTGGAAGCGACTATCCGCCTGCGTGAAGAAATCGCCGACCAGCACCATGCTCTGTCACAGATCAAAGAGATGGCCGCCAAATACGGCTGCGATATCTCCGGCCCGGCTACCACCGCTCAGGAAGCCGTACAGTGGACTTACTTCGGCTACCTGGCCGCGGTGAAATCCCAGAACGGCGCCGCCATGTCCTTCGGTCGCGTATCCAGCTTCCTGGATATCTACATCGACCGTGATCTGAAAGCCGGTAAAATCACCGAGCAGGATGCCCAGGAACTGATCGACCACCTGGTGATGAAACTGCGTATGGTGCGTTTCCTGCGTACTCCGGAATACGACGAACTGTTCTCCGGCGACCCGATTTGGGCAACCGAATCTCTGGCCGGTATGGGCCTGGATGGTCGTACTCTGGTCACTAAAAACAGCTTCCGTTTCCTGAACACCCTGTACACCATGGGCCCGTCTCCGGAACCGAACATGACCATCTTGTGGTCTGAAAAGCTGCCGGCAAACTTCAAGAAATTCGCCGCTAAAGTGTCTATCGACACCTCTTCTCTGCAGTACGAAAACGACGATCTGATGCGTCCGGACTTCAACAACGACGATTACGCGATCGCCTGTTGCGTGAGCCCGATGGTGGTTGGCAAACAAATGCAGTTCTTCGGCGCCCGTGCAAACCTGGCGAAAACCATGCTGTACGCCATCAACGGCGGCGTGGACGAAAAACTGAAAATGCAGGTAGGCCCGAAATCCGAGCCGATCAAAGGCGACGTTCTGCACTTCGACGAAGTGATGGATCGTATGGATCACTTCATGGACTGGCTGGCCAAGCAGTACGTCACCGCCCTGAACATCATCCACTACATGCACGACAAGTACAGCTACGAAGCTTCTCTGATGGCGCTGCACGACCGTGACGTATTCCGCACCATGGCTTGCGGTATCGCCGGTCTGTCCGTCGCGGCTGACTCCCTGTCTGCTATCAAGTACGCCAAAGTGAAACCGATTCGCGACGAAAACGGTCTGGCTGTCGACTTCGACATCGAAGGCGAATACCCGCAGTTCGGTAACAACGATCCGCGTGTTGACGACCTGGCCTGTGACCTGGTTGAACGTTTCATGAAGAAAATTCAGAAACTGAACACCTACCGTGGCGCGACACCGACTCAGTCCGTACTGACCATCACCTCCAACGTGGTTTACGGTAAGAAAACCGGTAACACTCCTGACGGTCGTCGTGCTGGCGCGCCGTTCGGACCGGGTGCCAACCCGATGCACGGCCGTGACCAGAAAGGGGCTGTCGCCTCTCTGACCTCCGTGGCGAAACTGCCGTTCGCCTACGCGAAAGACGGTATCTCCTATACCTTCTCCATCGTGCCGAACGCGCTGGGTAAAGACGACGACGTGCGTAAAACCAACCTGGCAGGTCTGATGGATGGTTACTTCCACCACGAAGCGTCCGTCGAAGGCGGCCAGCACCTGAACGTCAACGTCATGAACCGCGAAATGCTGCTTGATGCCATGGAAAACCCGGAAAAATATCCGCAGTTGACCATCCGTGTTTCCGGTTATGCCGTGCGCTTCAACTCGCTGACCAAAGAACAGCAGCAGGACGTGATCACCCGTACTTTCACCCAGTCCATGTAA
- the serC gene encoding 3-phosphoserine/phosphohydroxythreonine transaminase — protein sequence MTQIFNFSAGPAMLPVEVLRRAEQELCNWHGLGTSVMEISHRSKEFMQVAEESEQDLRDLLKIPANYKVLFCHGGARAQFAAVPLNLLGNNSTADYIDGGYWAYSAVKEAEKYGTPNVIDIKTRIDGLRAVKPMREWALSADAAYVHYCPNETIDGLAIEEEPDFGDKVVVADYSSSILSRPLDISRYGVIYAGAQKNIGPAGLTLVIVRDDLIGKARRELPSILDYKVLADNGSMFNTPPTFAWYLSGMVFKWLKEQGGLVELDKRNQAKADLLYSAIDGSAFYRNDVATANRSRMNVPFLLADAELDSLFLKESKEAGLHALKGHRVVGGMRASIYNAMPIEGVKALTDFMADFERRHG from the coding sequence ATGACTCAGATTTTCAATTTTAGTGCCGGTCCAGCCATGTTGCCGGTAGAAGTATTGCGTCGTGCGGAACAGGAACTTTGTAATTGGCACGGTCTGGGCACATCGGTGATGGAAATCAGCCACCGCAGTAAAGAATTCATGCAAGTCGCCGAAGAGTCCGAACAGGATCTGCGTGACCTGCTAAAGATCCCCGCCAACTATAAAGTTCTATTTTGTCACGGCGGCGCCCGTGCCCAATTTGCGGCGGTGCCGTTGAATCTGCTGGGTAATAATTCGACAGCCGATTATATCGACGGAGGCTACTGGGCTTACAGCGCAGTGAAAGAAGCGGAAAAATACGGCACGCCGAACGTTATTGATATCAAAACCCGTATCGACGGGCTGCGTGCGGTCAAACCGATGCGTGAGTGGGCGCTGTCCGCCGATGCGGCCTATGTGCATTACTGCCCGAATGAAACGATCGACGGTCTAGCGATTGAAGAAGAGCCGGATTTTGGCGACAAGGTGGTGGTGGCCGACTACTCGTCCAGCATTCTGTCTCGTCCGCTGGATATCAGCCGTTATGGTGTGATCTACGCCGGCGCGCAGAAAAACATCGGCCCGGCCGGTTTAACCCTGGTGATCGTGCGTGATGACCTGATCGGCAAAGCCCGTCGCGAACTGCCTTCCATTTTGGATTACAAAGTGCTGGCGGATAACGGTTCCATGTTCAATACGCCGCCGACCTTCGCCTGGTATCTCTCGGGCATGGTATTCAAATGGCTGAAAGAGCAAGGCGGGCTGGTGGAATTGGATAAACGCAATCAAGCCAAAGCCGACCTGCTGTACTCGGCCATTGATGGCAGCGCTTTTTATCGCAATGATGTGGCTACGGCGAACCGTTCGCGTATGAATGTGCCGTTCCTGCTGGCGGATGCGGAACTGGACAGCCTGTTCCTGAAAGAATCCAAGGAGGCGGGTCTGCATGCGCTGAAAGGCCATCGCGTGGTAGGTGGTATGCGGGCCTCCATCTATAATGCCATGCCGATCGAAGGCGTGAAGGCATTGACCGATTTCATGGCCGACTTTGAACGTCGCCACGGCTGA
- the hisIE gene encoding bifunctional phosphoribosyl-AMP cyclohydrolase/phosphoribosyl-ATP diphosphatase HisIE: protein MLTEQQRNQLDWQKTDGMLPVVVQHAVSGEVLMLGYMNQAALQVTEETGKVTFYSRTKQRLWTKGESSGHFLNVESITPDCDNDTLLVLATPIGPTCHLGNTSCFHPAESRWQFLYQLEQLLAERKNADPASSYTAKLYASGTKRIAQKVGEEGLETALAATVHDREELTNEAADLVYHLLVLLQDQELDLATIIQRLKARHNR, encoded by the coding sequence GTGTTAACTGAACAACAACGAAACCAGCTCGACTGGCAAAAAACCGACGGCATGTTACCGGTCGTCGTACAACACGCGGTTTCCGGTGAAGTGCTGATGCTGGGCTATATGAATCAGGCCGCGCTGCAGGTGACGGAAGAAACCGGTAAAGTGACCTTCTACTCCCGTACCAAACAGCGGTTGTGGACTAAGGGCGAATCGTCCGGACACTTTTTAAATGTGGAATCGATTACACCGGACTGCGATAACGATACGCTGCTGGTGCTGGCGACGCCGATCGGCCCGACCTGTCATCTGGGCAATACCAGTTGTTTCCATCCGGCGGAAAGCCGCTGGCAGTTCCTTTACCAACTGGAACAACTGCTGGCCGAGCGTAAGAATGCCGATCCGGCCAGTTCCTACACCGCGAAACTGTACGCCAGCGGCACCAAGCGCATCGCGCAGAAAGTCGGCGAGGAAGGGCTGGAAACCGCGCTGGCGGCGACTGTCCACGATCGGGAGGAACTGACTAACGAAGCCGCCGATCTGGTTTATCACCTGCTGGTGTTGCTACAGGATCAGGAGCTGGATTTGGCCACCATCATTCAGCGTTTGAAAGCGCGTCATAACCGCTGA